A window of Atribacterota bacterium genomic DNA:
TGCTAATATGGATTCCACCCGTGGGTCCATAGCTCAGCGGTAGAGCAGCCGGCTCATAACCGGTCGGTCCCTGGTTCGAATCCGGGTGGACCCACCATCCTAATATGGCGGGAGCACACATATGGAAACCTTAGAAAGAGTTTTGAATTTTTTGGAAAATCTGTTTCCCGCTTCTTTTGCTCTTCCTGATGATCGGTTTGGTCTTCAGGTTAAAGCTTGTGAGACAGTGCAAAAGGTCTTGGTTGGTTTAGAGTTGACTCCGGAACTTTTGAACTGGGTAATTGCCGAAAAGATAGATCTTCTATATCTTCATCACCCTCCAATCTGGACACCACTTTCGTTTTTTTCGAAAGATGATCCCCATTTTGTTATGCTTTACAAACTGTATCACCACGGTATTTCTGTAATCGCCCACCATACAAACCTTGACAGTGCTCCAAAGGGCCTGGCGGAACAGTGGGTCAAAATTCTCACCCTGGAGGGCAAAAAAAAGCCAATCCTCCCACGTTCAATTCCAAAATTTAAAATTGTCACCTTTGTCCCTTCCGATTATCTTGAGAAGGTTTCCCAGGCAATGTTCTCCACCGGTGCCGGGACCATTGGTAACTACAAGGGGTGCAGCTTCCACGTGCTGGGAACGGGAACTTTTATTCCCCAAGAAAACGCTCAACCTTTCGTAGGAATAGTGGGCCAACTTGCAAAAGTTTCCGAAATACGTTTAGAAGTGGAAGTAGAAGCGAACCTTCTGAACCAGACGGTGGAACAGATCGTTTCCGCACATCCGTATGAAGAGCCAGCCATCGATATTTATCCTCTGAGAGAATCATCACGAAGTTCCGTCGGATTAGGAAGAATCATCAAATTGCTTCATCCCCTTGAAAAGCAAGAATTAAAGAGCAGAGTCGAGAGCGTTTTCGTGGAATCATGTATCTTATATTCCTCCAGTAAGGACGTTTCATCTTTCTATCACACCATTGCCCTCTGTCCAGGAAGCGGGAAGAGCCTCCTTAAACAGGTGATTAAAGAAAAACCTGATGTTTTCATCACTGGAGATCTCTCTCATCACGAAATCCAGGAACTTCTTTTTGCTGGTATCGATTACCTCTCAGTCCCACATGGAAGAGGCGAAAAAAGAGCGATGCAAGAAATATGTCTTTTCCTGCAAGAGGAAGCGAAGAAACACGATTTAAAAGTCGAATTCTTCGAAGGAAAACCATAAGGAAACCAACATGGAAAAGATTATGCTTCTCTTACATCTTCAGGATTTAGATGGAAAGATTCAGAGTCTACAATCAAAAATCGCAAGGGGAGAAGAGGAAATATGTTCTCTTCAGCAGATTCTGGAAGCAGCACAAAAAGATCTGGAATCAGCGAAAATGGCTCTGGAGAAGGCAAAAGTCGCCTTAGCTCATAAAGAACTGGAACTGAAAGACGCCGAAGAAAAACTGAGAATGACCAAAGGGAAATTATACAGTGGAGAAATCACCTCTTCTAAAGAGCTTGCCCAATGGGAAAAATCAATGGAAAAATTAGAAGTAGCGAAAAACACCTTAGAAGAAGAAGTGCTCCTGGAAATGGAAAAGTTAGAATCGATGCAAAAGACATTCCAAGTAAAGAGCCAGGCTGTGAGTACAAAAAGAGAAGAGACTTTCCAGAGTATCGCCCACATTCAAGAAGAGCTAAAAGGTTGGCAAGAGCACTTAGAAACCTTACAAAGAGAACGAGAAAAAGTCATTACCCAAATTGATATAAACACGCTCTCGACATACCTTGACCTCAGGAAAAAATATACTAATCCAGTGGTGGTACTCCAGGACGAAACCTGCAGTGGATGTTACTTAACTGTTCCTACAACCGTGGTAAAAAGCGTTCGCAAACAGGAAGAACTCGTGCGGTGTCCAAACTGTGGAAGATTCATCTATCGAAAGACCTCGTAAGTACATTGCTTTTATTGACGGTGCCTCCCGAGGAAACCCGGGAGAAAGCGCCTTCGCCTTTATCATCGGTAACGAAAAAGGTGAAATCCTTTACCAAGCTTCTGGCCGTATTGGAATCGCCACAAATAATGAGGCCGAGTATCGAGCACTTCTTGAGGCTCTGGATAGAATATTTTACCTTGGTATTCAGGAAATTACCATTTTTTCGGATAGCCAGCTCCTTGTCAACCAGATTAACGGGGTATATCGCGTTCACTCCCCCAAACTCCTTTCCCTTTACCATGAAGCCAGAGTGAAAATTGCTCGGCTCAAGAAACTCGTCCTAACCCACATCGACAGAACAAAAAACTCTCAAGCGGATCGCCTGGCTTCCGAAATACTCAATCAGCGAATCAGTTATAATTGTGGGGAAGGCAGGTCGGGTAACCGCGGGAGAGTTTCTCCCGAGGAAAGTCCGAGCTCCACAGAGCAGGGTACTGGGTAACACCCAGTGGAGGTAACTCCAGGAAAGTGCCACAGAAAACATACCGCCTTCTTGGAGAAGGTAAGGGTGAAAAGGCGAGGCAAGAGCTCACCGGATGCTGGGTGACCAGCATGCCTGGCAAACCCTACCCGGAGCAAGGCCAAATAGGAAGGGATGAGGTGGCTCGCTGACCTTCGGGTTGGCCGCTTGAGAGGTGGGGTAACTCACCTCCCAGATAGATGGTTACCGTTCCTCGCAAGAGGAATACAGAACTCGGCTTATAGACTTGCCTTCCTCTCCCTACACCCTCCTCCGCAAAGCAGAATGCATAGCAATGGAAACGACGATGATGAGGCCATACACAAGTTGAGTCCAGAATCCTGTCATTCCCATGGCAATAATGCCAGCCTCCAAAATACCAATGATAATAGCCCCAATGAAGGTGCCAAAAACAGTTCCCACTCCTCCCTCAACAGGGGTACCACCAAGAAAAACCGCGGCGATGGTCTTAAGAAGATATCCCTGACCAAGGGTGGGCCAGAAGTAAAGAACTTCTAAGCTGGCCAATACTCCAGCAAAGGCAGCAAAACCACCCATCTGGGTGAAGACAATCATCTTCACTCTATCTACATTGACACCCATGACCCTGGCACTGGCAGGGTTATCACCAGTAAAGTAAATATGTGCCCCAAAACGATGGCGATTCAAAACCAGCCATATAACAAAACCAACGAGCACCGCCCAGAGTATCTGTGCCGGAAGCCTCCCCCCAATCCTTCCTACTAAAAGATAGTAGAGCACACTTTGCTTGGTCGGAACCAGCGTTTTTCCCAAACCGCCACACAGAACCTGCGTGAGCCCCGCCCAGAAAAATTGTGTGCCAATGGTCAAAACCAAAGAAGGAAGACGCAATTTTACGATGAGTAAACCATTCATAAAGCCTGCCCCTAGTCCCACCGCGATACAGGTCAAAAGGGCTAAAGGAAAGCTTCCAAAAGCATGAAACACCATGGTAAAGACATATCCACTGAATCCCATAATCGAGGGGAAAGAAAGGTCCATTTCACCGCTAACCACAATGAGAGTCAAAGAGAGGGCCATAATCATGGAGAAAGGTATGGTAGACATGAAAGCAGCGTATATGTCTCCAGAGAGAAAGGTTTTAGGGCTTCCTACCATAAAAAGAACAATAATGACCAGAAGAACAAACACAACACTCATTTGGGATCGATGTTCCACCGCCCTTGATCGTGCCATCCTTCTTCCCTCCAAAACCAAACTCTTGAATAAAATAACCCCGGGTTTTGGCCCGGGGTTATACAGTCTTTCAAGGCATCAAAGATTGGAAATCCTGTCCCGGTTTTTCCTCTCCCTCAGTAACTACACTCTCCTGGTGATTCTCCAGCTTCCCAGTGCGAGCCACAAGATACAGTTTTTCTACCAGTTTTTCCAGAGAAATCGCCGCTTTTTCAAATTCACCCACCACTCTTCCCCGGTCGAGAACCACAATCCGGTCCGCTACTGGATAGACATGATAAATATTGTGGGTGATGAAAATGGCCGATTTCCCATTCTTCTTGATTTCTTCCACAAAACCAAGCACTTTCTGCGTTTCTGAGAGAGAAAGCCCGGTCGTTGGTTCATCGAGAATGATGAGATCTGCCTGGAAGTGGAGCGCCCGCGCAATGGCCACTCCTTGTTTTTCTCCTCCAGACATAGTTCCTACCACTGAATCAACGCTCAGGGCTGCCGAAGTAAATCCCATGTACTGGCGCATAATACGTTCTGTCTCTTCCCGTTCCTTTTTGATGTTAATAAACCCCCAAGGAGTAGTGATTTCTCGTCCCATGAACACATTACGCCATATGGTGTGTTGCTCGGAAAGCGCTCGCTCCTGGAAAACCGTCTCAATTCCTAATTCTCGAGCCTTGGCTACCGAATACCCCAAAAGTTTCTGACCCTTCCAGTAAATCTCTCCCCTATCAGGCTGGTGAACTCCGGTCAGAATCTTGATGAGCGTCGACTTTCCAGCACCGTTATCTCCTAAGAGGCCAACGATTTCGTTGTACTGCACGGCAAAATTGACTCCCCGCAACACCTCGACATGCCCGAAAGACTTCCAGATATTGACCATTTTTACCAGCGAGTCGTCATGAACAGTCAATTAACGAATTCCCTCCTCAACGAGCGGTGCAATCGCTTCGACATTTGACTTATCCACAAGCCCCGAACCAGTGTCAATGTGCAAACCAGCAAATTTATATTTGATGCTCATACACAACTGGAGGACAGGTAAATACCCCTGCAAAAATTGCTGTTGGTCCAGAATAAGATCGCAGTACCCATTTCGTATCGCCTCCAAAGTAGCAGGAGAAAGGTCAAACCCTGCCCCATAAATATCATCTGGACCCTTACCAGCGGCTTTAAAGTACGTTTCGAGAGTCGCTGTCAAACCACCATGGTCGGTAACCACCAGCTTCACATCCGGATGCGAAGAAACATAGCCAGCAAAAATTGGGGCTCCCAGAGGCGCTTCGGCGTTAACCTCAGGAGAAATTTCAAGGTAATCTACTTCTAAACCAGCTTCTTTCAGAGCATCAATAACTCCCTTGGTCCGTAAACCTCGAGTTGGTTGAGAAAGCAGGCCCCATACCATAGCCCTATCCCCAGCCTTGAGGCCGAAACGCTCTACGCAACCTTTTCCAAGCATAAGACCAGATTCATAGAGTTCCTGTCCAACATAACCAAAACCCCAGGCCTTGTATTTTGCTTCTGCTTTAGGAAGCGTGGTATTCTGAGAAGTAACAATAATCCCTTGGGCAAAAGCTTCGTCAATCAGAGGATCCAGTGCATCATCCCCAGGATGCCCCATGATGGCGATTCCGTTCGGCTTGGAAGCCACTGCCTCTTTGAACTGGGTAACCATCTTTTCCGGATCCCAATCGGAGAAAACATACTCTACCGTGGGTCCCAGATCCTCCTCCGCTGCCTTGGCCCCTCGATACACAACACTCGCAAAAGGACACCCCGGAGGTCCACCAGCAAAAAATCGAATTCGAATCCCTTCAAACCTCTTTGCCTCCGCCACCGCCAGAACACTACTTAAAAGCAACAAAGCAACACTAACTACGATACCCCATTTTACTAAACGAATCCGCATGGTCATACCCTCCTTCCTGAAGAATCCTAAAAATTAAAAACACCTCGAAAACCCCCCAATACTGGGCCCCTTCGCTCTTGAAATCTTTCCTCTCACCTCCCCTTTTTTATTCTATCCCAAACGCAATGGGATAACAACCACAACCTTTTGCCGTCTCCAGGAAAGCAAAGAAGTTCTCCAACGGTGTATCAAGCTGCACATGGTGAGTGGGAGCAATAATAAACCCCCCACCCTTCCCCAAAGTGACAATGCGTCTTTGAACCTCCTGCTTCACCTCTTCTGGGGTCCCAAAAGGAAGAGTACGCTGCTCATCAATAGAACCCCAGAAAGAAAGGACGTCCCCGTATCGCTTCTTCAAAAATTCTGGATCCATAGCCCCTGGTTGCACGGGATTCAAGATATCGATTCCAATTTCAACCAGTTCATCGATAATCGGATAAATGTTTCCATCGCTGTGATAGGCAATTTTCACATTTGGATCCGTTTTTTTTACTTCCTGACATATTGTGGCAAGACGAGGTTTCAGGTATCTTCTCCATAGCTCTGGGGACAGAAGCATACCCCGTTGGGTTCCCACGTCATCTCCCAACCAAATTCCATCTACCCCCATCGTCGTCAACCTCTTTGCTGCTTCAAGATGAAAATGAAAGGGGATATCGAGAATGTGATTCGCCTTCTCCTCATCAGTAACCATATCGATGAGAAGCTGATTCATTCCCCGCAGATACCAAGCACCCTCGAAAATGGTACAAACCACAACCCCCAAGATGAAGTGCGTCCTTCCAAATTTTTCAAGGATTTTCCATAATGGTAAATACAACTCTTCACGGTGGGGGGAGGGAGGAACATACTCTGCAAGACCGCTATCGGTAGCAAGGGGATGTTCGGCAATTTCCGTGTAGTGCCCTGTGCCAAAAGGCGTGGTATATGGCACCCTTTTCCATTTTATCCCCCATTCACAGATGTATTCTTCCTCTTCCTTCAAATAATAGGAATTGGCTATCCCCACTGAATATTGAATCATATCAAGACCTAAAACCTCTTCGAGGTCGTGTTCTACCCCTCCATGAGGATTGTCCTCTCCCTGCGACATCAGCCCTAAATGATCCCGCAGTCGCTTTGCAAACTCCGGCGTGAAACTCGCCTGGATGGGAACTCGATCCGGTTCCTCATGGCACAAACTAGTATGAACCCGCTCTTTCGAATTCATCGCCCAAAGTCACTCCTTCGCATAAGCACCAATTCTGCTTCTTTGCGCTTCCCCTCCAACCCAAAAAGGTGGTAGGCAATGAGTGTTTCAAATTGCTCCAAATCTTCTTTTAAATTTTCTACAAAGATTGGAAAAACTGGAAGATAAAATGTTTTTTCAAAAGGAACAATCCCAAAGATAAGATATCGGCAAAGCACCACCAGCGCAACAAAACCCTGAAGATACGGATACTGATAAAGAAAACAGTGCATTGTACCACGATCCAAAAAATCTTTCCAGTCGGATAAAAAGTCATTCCCCACTACGATAAGGTCTTTTCGGTTCGCCTCAAGAAGTGCCTTACCTACTCCATAATTTCCGAAAGCCGTCGAAAGAAAAACACCACAAACCTCTCTTTCAAACAGTAATCTTTCTTTGGTAAACTGGTACGCTTCTTCCTCATCCCGAACTTCCACAAGATACGAAACATCGTAAGGCAAATTTTTTTCATGAACATAATCAATAAGTCCCTGCCACCGCAAAACATGGGAAGGAGCTCTTTTGTTCGTGGTAAGAACACAAATTTTTCCCCTGCGGTTACTCAAAAAGTGTTGAAAGATCTCACCAGCCACCCGACCCCCCTGGCGAACATTCTGGCCAACATAGAAAAGTCTTTTACTCAGAGGAGCATCAACGTTAAAGGTCACCACTCTTATTCCTTTCAGATACAGGGCGTTGATAAAGTAATCAAGCTGCGTGAGATCTGAAGGCACCATTGCTACACCGTGAAAGTCGCTGCGCTCCAAAAGCTTCTCAAATATACCAACCTGTTCTGAGAGATTGTGACCATTGGTTCTGAAAAACTCGATATCAATAGGCCATTCTCGAAGAAGTTTCCAGGCGTCAAAAACCCCCCGTTCCACTTTTTCCCAGAAAAAGTCTTTCTCAGGAAAGAGAACGATAATTTTCTTACGCGAAAGGTTAAAGTTTAATGAAGCCGGAAACGATGAAAAATAACCCATCTCGAAGGCTTTTTTCAGAACTCTTTCCCGCAATTCCGTTCCCACTTTACCCCTGCCGTTTAAAGCTCGACTAACAGTAGCCACCGAGATGGTTAATTCACGAGCAATGTCCTGTAGTGTAACTTTTTTACTCAACGGATCCTCCTAGAAATAATTAGGTTAAAACTTTACTTCATTCTAAAAAACCTTTCTAAGAAAGTCAATTAACTACAAAATAATTTCAAAAAGGGGTTCCTTTCGAAAGGAACCCCTTTTTGAAATTACACCAGCTTTTACTTAGTCAAGAATTTGTAAATCGTCATCGTCGAATACGTCTCACCAGGTTTCAAAAACACCGAAGGGAAATTCGGTTTATTTGGGGAATCAGGATAGTGTTGAGTTTCCAAGCAGAAACCAGCAAACTGACCATAGTACTTACCGCCCTTTCCAACGAGATCCAGCCAGTTACCGGTGTAAAGCTGAACACCAGGTTCGGTGGTCCATACTTCCATGACCCTGCCAGAAGTTGGTTCCTCAACCCGAGCCGCCAGGGCCAGTTGCCCAGTCTGGTTGTTGAGGACAAAGTTATGGTCGTACCCTTTGAAGGGAGGTTCGGCAAATTCCATCACCCGCTCACCAATGGCACGAGGGGTAGTAAAATCAAGGGCGGTTCCGGCAACCGAAGCAATTTCACCGGTAGGAATCAGGGTGTTATCCACCGGGGTATAGTGATCAGCAACAATTTGAAGGAGGTGATCCAGAACATTGCCCACACCTTCTCCAGCCAGATTGAAGTAGGCGTGATTGGTAAGGTTCACTACGGTCGGCTTATCAGTCGTTGCCAGATATTCAATCTTTAATTCATTCTGATTGGTCAGGGTGTACGTTACCGTAACACTGAGATTACCTGGAAACCCTTCTTCTCCATCGTGGCTTACATACTTGAAACGAATGGCCGGTCCATCAGGAGATTTGAAAGGGAAAGCTTTCCAAACCACTCGATTAAATCCTTTGACACCTCCGTGCAAGCTGTTAGGACCGTTATTCTGGGCCAGAGTGTAAGTACGGCCATCAATGGTAAACTGACCATTACCAATCCGGTTTGCATAGCGACCGGTAATGCACCCAAAATAGGGATTGGCCGAGCTCTCATATCCATCCAGCGAGTCAAATCCCAGGATAATATCGGCAAATTTACCATTTTTATCCGGAACATAGAGAGAAGTAAGAGCACCACCATAGGTAATAAACTTAGCCATAACCTCGTTATCATTGACAAGCGTATACTCATCCACCGGAGTTCCATCAGCCGTAACTCCATAGAAAGTCTTCTCAATGCTGCTTGCCATACACACATAGGCCATACCGAAAATGAGCAGGGACACCGCAAGAAGAACTAACCACTTTCTCATACGATAACCCTCCTTAGTTGGTTGATGTTTGAAAAAATATTACCAACTCTACAAATATTTCTAAAATATTTTTCCCTTTTTGTCAACAGGAAAAAAAATTTCCCAAAATTTCTTTTTTTTCCAAGTTCCCCTTGAAGTTTCCCGTTTTTCGGCTATACTACCTTCATGAATCGAACCACCATTCCAGTCATGGCTGATTTATCCCTGTTAAGTGTTAACGTCATATGGGGTGCCACTTTTGTCACCATGAAACACCTGGTGGAAAACATACCCTTTTCCAAAATCCTTTTTGGTCGGTTCCTCATCGCTACAGTTTGCCTCCTCGGCTTTTCGTTTTCCAAAAAATGGGACAGAAAAATCTTGCGTAACGGCAGCATTTTGGGGTTCGCTCTTTTCGGAGGGTATTTTTTTCAAACCTGGGGATTGCTGTATACTACCCCAGCCCGTTCAGCTTTTGTCACCGGTTTGAGCGCCATTTTTGTCCCCCTTCTCGTATACTTGCTCTTCCGAAAAAAAATTGACTTCTCCACCCTTTTAGGCATCATCATAGCTCTTTTCGGCCTGGTACTCCTGACGCTCACAGGCAGAAACAACACTCAGCAGAAATGGTGGGGAGACTTTTTAACCACCCTAGGGGCTTTCGCATATGCACTACAGATTGTTCTGGTAGAAAAATTTAACCAAGAAGATACCCTACCTCTTGTGAGCATCGAAATGGCCACAGTAACCATCTTAAGTCTTGCTCTATCCATCGGTTTGGGAAACCCCGGCTTTTCTTTTACCTCCAGGGAATGGGTCAGTATCGTTTTTCTGGGGGTAGTCGCAACCGCTCTGGCCTTTACCATTCAGAAAGTTGCTCAGCGGCATACCTCTGCAGCCCACGCAGGCCTTATTTTCATCTCCGAACCAGTATTTGCGGCTTTTTTTTCCTATTTCTTCTGGCAGGAACGCTTTACACCCAATATCGTAGCAGGATGCGTGCTTATTCTTTTCGGCATCCTGCTACCACAAATTAGAATTTTCTTTACTCCCGAGAATCAACTTCCTCAACCTTCAGGTCAAATTCAAGTCCTTCCAAGTAAAGGAGATCAATAATTTTCTGTAAAAGGGCTTGTTCTTCCACCCGATTTAACGGATCTCCCTTTCTTTTAAAATTGGTCAAAACAATCCTCATCTTCTTTTCCTCCTACTTTTTGAGTTTCCGTAACGCATTTTCCATCCGGTCCATTGCCAGAGCCAGGTTTTCCAGGGAATTGGAAAAGGAAAGGCGGATATACCCTTCCCCAAATTCGCCAAAAGCAGTTCCTGGCAGTACCGCTACTCCGGCTTCCTCCAAAAGGTAATTAGCCATCTGCGACGAAGAAAGACCAAAAGAAGCCACGTTGGGAAAGATATAAAAGGCTCCCCGAGGCTTGACAAATCTTAAGCCCTCAATTTTGGCCATTCTTTCCACCAGAAAGTCCCTCCGACGACGAAATTCAGCACTCATCTTTTTGACCGAAACATCACTATTGAGTAAAGCTTCGACTCCGGCCATCTGAGTAAAGGTACAGGTACAGGAATTAGAATTGGTCATCAAAAGTGCGAGGTAGGGAGCCCACTCCCTTGGCAACACTGCATATCCCAGCCTCCACCCTGTCATGGCAAAACTCTTCGAAAAGGCATCAAGAAGAACCGTTCTCTCTTTCATACCTGGAAATTGCAGAATACTCACATGTTCGTGGTCATAGATAATCTCGCTATATACTTCATCGGTAAAAACAAAAAGGTCTTCTTCCTGAGCAAGCTGAGCAATTGCCTCCATGTCTTCTCGAAGGAGCACTGAACCGGTAGGATTATTGGGAGAATTGAGAACAATCATTTTCGTCTTTTTGGTAATCAGGCGTCGCAATTCGTCAACATCTACCCGAAAATCGTTTTCTTCCCGAAGACGCAAGGGCACCGATTTTGCTCCCACAAAATCAATAATAGAGCGGTAGGCGGGAAACCCAGGATTGGGATAAACAACCTCATCTCCCTCTTCCAAAAGCAGAAGGAAGCTTAAAAATATCACCGGTTTTGCACCAGGGGTAATGACCACTTCCTCAGGGGTAATCTCAACGTTCCTCGTTCTACGCATATAAACACAAACCGCTTCTCGAAGCTCATCAATGCCCGCCGAAGGGACATAATAGGTATGTCCATCCTTGATTGCCTCGATGGCTTTTTCTTTCACATTCTCAGGGGTATCGAAATCTGGCTCTCCAATTTCAAGATGCACAACGTGTTTTCCTGTCTTTTCCAAATTTTTCACTTTTGCCAGGACCTCAAAGGCGCCCTCCCCTCGCAACTTGAAAACCCGGTCAGCAATGGCATCTTTCATATCAACAAACTTTCGAAACCGCTCTGCGGTTTTCATCCTTTCTCACCTACCTTATTTGGAAATACTTTAACGGTCGCAAAACCTTTTTGCAAGTGTCCTAAGGACTATTTTTGGAAAAGTGCTACCGTTTCAAAATAAGGAGTTTGTGGAAAAAGATCCAGCAAAACGATTCTCTTCAACACGTATCCTCTCTCACTGAGAAGCACTGTATCCCGGGCAAAAGTACCCAGATTACAAGAAACATAAAGCAGGCGTTCTGGAGCAATCCAAGCAATCTTTTGAACAACTTTCCGATCAAGGCCAGCTCGGGGAGGATCTGTCACGACCACATCCACCCTCTGCTGAGGTAAAAGGGGCAAAATTTTCTCCACCCTTCCCGAGAGCGAAGTAAAATTCATAATTCCATTCAATTCGGCATTGAACCTGGCATCTTCAACCGCTTGCGGATTTTCTTCCACTCCTATGACCTGCTTGGCGGAATCCGCAAGAAAGAGGCCAATACCTCCACTTCCCGAGTAGAGATCCAGAACCACTTCCCTCCGGGAGAGGTCTACAT
This region includes:
- a CDS encoding pyridoxal phosphate-dependent aminotransferase, which gives rise to MKTAERFRKFVDMKDAIADRVFKLRGEGAFEVLAKVKNLEKTGKHVVHLEIGEPDFDTPENVKEKAIEAIKDGHTYYVPSAGIDELREAVCVYMRRTRNVEITPEEVVITPGAKPVIFLSFLLLLEEGDEVVYPNPGFPAYRSIIDFVGAKSVPLRLREENDFRVDVDELRRLITKKTKMIVLNSPNNPTGSVLLREDMEAIAQLAQEEDLFVFTDEVYSEIIYDHEHVSILQFPGMKERTVLLDAFSKSFAMTGWRLGYAVLPREWAPYLALLMTNSNSCTCTFTQMAGVEALLNSDVSVKKMSAEFRRRRDFLVERMAKIEGLRFVKPRGAFYIFPNVASFGLSSSQMANYLLEEAGVAVLPGTAFGEFGEGYIRLSFSNSLENLALAMDRMENALRKLKK